In one window of Mercurialis annua linkage group LG4, ddMerAnnu1.2, whole genome shotgun sequence DNA:
- the LOC126676817 gene encoding uncharacterized protein LOC126676817: MATISKPLRPTKSKPFSYPTLTIIICISTIALFFLFSSLISTHGFSFSSPTTHYMIDIVKPKNTLSSHDRYLYWGNRIDCPGKHCDSCEGLGHQESSLRCALEEAMFLNRTFVMPSAMCINPIHNKKGMLHHSGNASSEERWATNSCAMDSLYDMDLISKTIPVILDNSKVWYQVLSTSMKLGARGVAHVDGVSRDNLKENNAYTNLLLINRTASPLSWFMECKNRNDRSAILLSYSFLPSMAARRLRDAADKIKTLLGDYDAIHVRRGDKIKTRLDRFGVARTLHPHLDRDTRPEFMLHRIEKCVPRGRTLFIASNEKTPGFFSPLSVRYKLAYSSNYSWILDPLIENNYQLFMIERLIIMGAKTSIRTFKEDDADLSLTDDPKKNTKNWQIPVYTYNG, translated from the exons ATGGCAACTATTAGTAAACCCCTAAGgccaaccaaatcaaaacccTTCAGCTATCCAACTCTCACCATCATTATATGCATCTCCACCATTGCCCTGTTTTTCCTTTTCTCCTCTCTAATTTCCACCCATGGCTTCTCGTTCTCATCCCCAACTACCCATTATATGATAGACATCGTTAAACCCAAAAACACACTGTCTTCACATGACAGGTACTTGTATTGGGGCAATAGAATCGATTGCCCCGGTAAGCACTGTGATTCTTGCGAGGGTTTGGGCCATCAGGAGTCTAGTCTTAGGTGTGCCCTTGAAGAAGCCATGTTCTTGAACAG GACATTTGTGATGCCTTCCGCAATGTGTATCAATCCAATTCACAATAAGAAGGGAATGCTTCATCATTCTGGCAATGCAAGTTCCGAAGAAAG GTGGGCTACAAACTCTTGTGCCATGGACTCTTTGTATGACATGGATCTCATATCTAAAACCATACCCGTAATTTTGGACAATTCAAAAGTTTGGTATCAGGTACTATCAACAAGTATGAAACTGGGAGCTAGAGGAGTTGCCCATGTTGATGGAGTTAGTCGGGACAATCTCAAAGAGAACAATGCCTACACAAATCTCTTGCTCATAAATCGAACAGCAAGCCCTCTTTCATg GTTCATGGAATGTAAGAATCGAAATGACCGTAGTGcaatattattatcatattcATTTCTTCCTTCCATGGCTGCAAGGAGATTAAGAGATGCAGCAGACAAG ATAAAGACTCTCCTCGGTGATTATGATGCTATCCATGTGCGTCGTggtgataaaataaaaactaggTTGGACAGGTTTGGCGTTGCTCGGACCTTACATCCTCATCTGGACAGGGACACGCGCCCAGAGTTTATGCTTCACAGGATTGAAAAGTGTGTCCCACGAGGACGAACTCTTTTTATTGCTTCAAATGAGAAAACTCCAGGATTCTTCTCACCTCTCTCTGTCAG ATACAAATTGGCATATTCATCGAACTATAGCTGGATATTGGATCCGTTGATTGAGAATAATTACCAACTATTTATGATTGAGAGGCTTATAATAATGGGTGCAAAAACGTCGATTAGAACATTCAAGGAAGATGATGCGGATCTGAGCCTTACTGATGATCCTAAGAAGAACACCAAGAATTGGCAAATACCAGTATATACATACAATGGATGA